In the Paramisgurnus dabryanus chromosome 5, PD_genome_1.1, whole genome shotgun sequence genome, one interval contains:
- the smarca1 gene encoding probable global transcription activator SNF2L1: protein MSDEELPSTSREAHTEKDEDPPFLLAPPPKAAAKESLVEYEEKRKTDRANRFEFLLKQTELFAHFIQPSSQKSPTSPLKVKVGRPRIKQDEKQNLLSVGDNRHRRTEQEEDEELLSESRKASNVLVRFEESPSYVKNGALRDYQIRGLNWMISLYENGINGILADEMGLGKTLQTIALLGYLKHYRNIPGPHMVLVPKSTLHNWMNEFKRWVPTLKAVCLIGDKDERAAFIRDVMMPGEWDVCVTSYEMVIREKSVFKKFNWRYLVIDEAHRIKNEKSKLSEIVREFKTTNRLLLTGTPLQNNLHELWSLLNFLLPDVFNSASDFDSWFDTNNCLGDQKLVERLHAVLRPFLLRRIKADVEKSLPPKKEVKIYLGLSKMQREWYTRILMKDIDILNSAGKMDKMRLLNILMQLRKCCNHPYLFDGAEPGPPYTTDTHLVTNSGKMVALDKLLPKVQEQGSRVLIFSQMTRVLDILEDYCMWRGFEYCRLDGNTPHEDREIAIDGFNAPNSSKFIFMLSTRAGGLGINLATADVVILYDSDWNPQVDLQAMDRAHRIGQRKPVKVFRLITENTVEERIVERAEMKLRLDSIVIQQGRLIDQQNKLGKDEMLQMIRHGATHVFASKDSELTDEDINTILERGAKKTAEMNERMQNLGESSLRNFTMDTAATETSLYNFEGEDYREKQKLSLIEWIEPPKRERKANYAVDAYFREALRVSEPRAPKAPRPPKQPNIQDFQFFPPRLFELLEMEILYYRKTIGYKVPRNPEIPNSAQAQKEEQAKIDEAEPLSPEETEEKEKLLTQGFTNWNKRDFNQFIKANEKYGRDDIDNIAREVEGKTPEEVMEYSAVFWERCNELQDIEKIMAQIERGEARIQRRISIKKALDAKIARYKAPFHQLRIQYGTNKGKNYTEEEDRFLICMLHKMGFDKEYVYEELRQCVRNAPQFRFDWFIKSRTAMELQRRCNTLISLIEKENMEIEEKERAEKKKRTPKGQSAQKRKAEVTSDRKEKKSRT, encoded by the exons ATGTCCGACGAAGAGCTGCCGTCCACTTCGCGTGAGGCGCACACGGAGAAAGATGAG GATCCACCTTTCCTTCTGGCCCCCCCTCCCAAAGCGGCAGCAAAGGAGAGCTTGGTGGAGTATGAGGAGAAAAGG AAAACGGACCGTGCAAACCGGTTCGAGTTCCTGCTGAAGCAAACAGAACTTTTTGCTCATTTCATTCAGCCTTCCAGTCAGAAATCCCCTACCTCACCCCTAAAGGTGAAAGTGGGGAGACCCCGAATCAAACAGGATGAAAAACAGAACCTGCTCTCTGTTGGAGA TAACCGCCATCGTCGAACGGAGCAGGAGGAAGATGAGGAGCTCTTATCTGAGAGCAGGAAGGCGTCTAATGTTCTTGTTCGATTTGAGGAGTCCCCTTCAT ATGTTAAGAACGGAGCCCTGAGAGATTATCAGATCAGAGGTTTGAACTGGATGATTTCTCTATATGAGAACGGCATCAATGGTATCCTGGCTGATGAAATG GGTCTGGGCAAAACCTTGCAGACAATCGCGTTGCTAGGCTACCTGAAACACTACAGGAACATTCCAGGCCCCCACATGGTCCTAGTGCCAAAATCCACCCTCCACAACTGGATGAATGAATTCAAGCGCTGGGTACCCACCCTAAAGGCTGTCTGTCTCATCGGGGATAAAGATGAAAGA GCAGCGTTTATACGCGACGTGATGATGCCCGGGGAGTGGGATGTGTGCGTGACGTCCTACGAAATGGTGATTCGGGAGAAATCCGTCTTTAAGAAGTTTAACTGGCGGTATCTGGTTATTGACGAGGCCCACCGCATCAAAAACGAGAAATCAAAG TTGTCAGAGATTGTGCGAGAGTTTAAGACAACCAATCGTCTGCTGTTGACTGGCACCCCACTGCAGAATAATTTACATGAACTCTGGTCGCTTTTGAACTTCCTGCTGCCTGATGTGTTCAACTCTGCCAGT GATTTTGATTCATGGTTCGACACAAATAACTGTCTGGGTGACCAAAAGCTTGTTGAGAGACTTCATGCT GTTCTGCGGCCGTTCCTGCTGCGTCGTATTAAAGCGGATGTGGAAAAGAGTCTTCCGCCCAAGAAAGAGGTTAAGATTTACCTGGGACTCAGTAAAATGCAGAGAGAATG GTACACACGTATCCTGATGAAGGATATTGACATACTAAACTCCGCTGGGAAGATGGATAAGATGCGCCTTCTGAATATTTTGATGCAGCTTCGGAAGTGCTGTAACCATCCGTACCTATTTGATGGGGCAGAGCCTGGTCCCCCGTACACCACGGACACACACCTGGTCACCAACAGTGGCAAGATGGTTGCGCTTGATAAACTTCTTCCTAAAGTACAAGAACAAG GTTCCAGAGTATTAATATTCAGCCAGATGACACGTGTTTTGGATATTCTGGAAGATTACTGTATGTGGAGAGGGTTCGAGTACTGCAGACTCGATGGCAACACACCACATGAGGACAGAGAG ATAGCCATAGATGGTTTTAACGCCCCAAACAGCAGCAAGTTTATCTTCATGCTGAGCACAAGGGCTGGTGGGCTGGGGATTAATTTGGCTACAGCTGATGTGGTGATTCTGTACGACTCGGACTGGAACCCACAGGTGGACTTACAGGCCATG gACCGCGCCCATCGAATTGGACAAAGGAAACCAGTTAAAGTGTTCAGATTGATAACAGAAAACACAGTAGAGGAACGAATCGTGGAGAGAGCTGAGATGAAACTACGCCTGGACTCCATAGTCATTCAGCAAG GACGACTGATCGACCAGCAGAATAAATTGGGGAAGGATGAAATGCTACAAATGATCCGACATGGAGCCACGCACGTGTTTGCCTCTAAAGACAGTGAACTCACAGATGAAGATATCAACACCATTCTGGAAAGAGGTGCCAAGAAG ACGGCCGAGATGAACGAACGCATGCAAAATCTTGGCGAGAGCTCGCTGAGAAACTTCACAATGGACACGGCCGCAACGGAGACCAGCCTTTACAACTTTGAGGGAGAAGATTACAGAGAGAAACAGAAA CTGAGTTTGATCGAATGGATTGAGCCTCCGAAGAGAGAAAGGAAGGCCAATTATGCTGTAGATGCTTACTTCAGAGAAGCGCTGCGAGTCAGCGAGCCAAGAGCCCCAAAG GCACCACGGCCTCCAAAGCAGCCCAACATCCAGGACTTTCAGTTTTTTCCTCCACGGCTCTTTGAGCTTTTGGAGATGGAGATTCTTTACTACAGGAAAACCATTGGATACAAG GTTCCACGTAATCCTGAAATTCCAAATTCAGCACAGGCCCAGAAAGAGGAACAAGCAAAGATAGACGAGGCTGAGCCCCTGTCACCCGAAGAAACAGAGGAGAAAGAGAAGCTACTCACACAA GGTTTCACGAACTGGAACAAGCGTGATTTCAATCAGTTTATTAAAGCCAATGAGAAGTACGGTCGTGATGATATTGACAACATCGCCAGAGAGGTGGAGGGCAAGACCCCTGAAGAGGTCATGGAGTACTCTG CTGTGTTTTGGGAACGATGTAATGAGCTGCAGGACATTGAGAAGATCATGGCTCAGATAGAGCGAGGGGAAGCTCGTATCCAGAGGCGCATCAGCATCAAAAAAGCCCTGGACGCTAAG ATAGCACGTTACAAGGCTCCATTCCACCAGCTCCGCATCCAGTATGGCACCAACAAAGGAAAAAACTACACAGAG GAGGAGGACAGGTTTCTGATCTGTATGCTTCATAAAATGGGATTTGATAAAGAGTATGTATATGAAGAACTTCGACAGTGTGTACGAAATGCCCCACAGTTCAGATTTGACTGGTTCATCAAGTCCAGGActgcaatg GAACTGCAGCGTCGCTGCAACACGCTAATTTCTCTCAttgagaaagaaaacatggaGATAGAGGAGAAAGAACGAGCTGAAAAGAAGAAACGAACACCCAAAGGACAATCA GCTCAAAAGCGGAAAGCTGAGGTGACCTCGGACAGGAAAGAGAAGAAATCTCGAACCTGA